One window of Gloeothece citriformis PCC 7424 genomic DNA carries:
- the pckA gene encoding phosphoenolpyruvate carboxykinase (ATP) has protein sequence MVNLQQLQNDSEQPFTLPGQSKTNHLAGCSEAITPPNYLVENDTFHQPTYGLESLGMKNLGRVFHNLSVPQLVEQALARKEGVLAANGALVVETGKYTGRSPNDKFIVKEPSSEHEIDWNKDNVPISEAKFEQLYRKVITYVQGRDLYIFDGYVGADPKYRFGVRIINELAYQNLFAHQLFLRPSPMELISHKADFTVICVPGLHGDPIDDGINSEAFIILHLAKKLVIIGGSRYSGEIKKSVFSMMNYLMTKQNVLPMHGAANIDKKSHTALFFGLSGTGKTTLSADPKRSLIGDDEHGWSDDGVFNFEGGCYAKTIRLSAEFEPQIWAAIRFGTLLENVIIEPDTRIPNYDDNHLTENTRAAYPLRYISNCAVSGLGSHPKTIFFLTADAFGVLPPIAKLTNEQAMYHFLSGYTSKLAGTERGITAPQVTFSACFGQCFFPLSPVIYAKMLGERLEHHTETSVFLINTGWSGGRYGVGSRISIKHTRAMVSAALDGHLDTVEYTPHPIFKVLVPHHVHGVPNKILDPRNTWEDPEAYDLQAQELARRFAENFEQFKDVPEDILAASPVVK, from the coding sequence ATGGTCAACCTACAACAATTACAAAATGATAGTGAACAGCCTTTTACGCTACCAGGACAGAGCAAAACAAATCATTTAGCCGGTTGTAGTGAAGCAATTACCCCCCCCAATTATTTAGTAGAAAATGATACATTTCATCAGCCTACTTATGGACTAGAATCTTTAGGAATGAAAAACTTAGGTCGGGTTTTTCATAATTTATCAGTTCCCCAATTAGTAGAACAGGCTTTAGCCAGAAAAGAAGGCGTATTAGCCGCTAATGGGGCTTTAGTGGTAGAAACGGGAAAATATACGGGACGTTCTCCTAATGATAAATTTATTGTTAAAGAACCGAGTTCAGAACATGAAATTGACTGGAATAAAGATAATGTTCCCATTTCTGAGGCCAAATTTGAGCAACTTTATCGTAAAGTGATCACCTATGTTCAAGGAAGAGATCTCTACATTTTTGATGGATATGTAGGGGCAGATCCTAAATATCGGTTTGGAGTGCGAATTATTAATGAATTAGCCTATCAAAATCTCTTTGCTCATCAATTATTTTTGCGTCCGAGTCCGATGGAATTGATCAGTCATAAAGCTGATTTTACAGTGATTTGTGTCCCCGGATTACATGGCGATCCGATCGATGATGGGATTAATAGTGAAGCTTTTATTATTTTACACCTCGCTAAAAAATTAGTCATTATTGGCGGGTCTCGTTATTCGGGAGAAATCAAAAAATCCGTCTTTTCGATGATGAATTATTTGATGACCAAACAAAATGTATTACCGATGCACGGGGCAGCTAATATTGATAAAAAGAGTCATACTGCTTTATTTTTTGGGTTATCTGGAACGGGAAAAACCACCTTATCGGCTGATCCAAAACGGAGTTTAATCGGAGATGATGAACATGGATGGTCAGATGATGGAGTCTTCAACTTTGAAGGGGGATGTTATGCAAAAACCATTCGTTTATCTGCCGAATTTGAACCCCAAATATGGGCGGCCATTCGGTTTGGTACACTCTTAGAAAATGTGATTATTGAACCCGATACCCGCATCCCTAATTATGATGATAATCATTTAACCGAAAATACTCGCGCGGCTTATCCGTTGCGCTATATTTCTAATTGTGCGGTTTCCGGACTCGGTTCACATCCTAAAACCATTTTCTTTTTAACGGCGGATGCGTTTGGGGTATTACCTCCTATTGCTAAACTGACTAATGAACAAGCAATGTATCATTTTCTATCCGGTTATACCAGTAAATTAGCCGGAACAGAACGGGGTATTACTGCGCCACAAGTGACATTTTCTGCTTGTTTTGGTCAATGTTTCTTTCCCTTATCGCCGGTTATTTATGCGAAAATGTTAGGAGAACGCTTAGAACACCATACGGAAACGAGTGTCTTTTTGATTAATACGGGTTGGTCTGGGGGTCGTTATGGAGTGGGTAGCCGTATTTCTATTAAACATACTCGCGCAATGGTATCAGCCGCCCTAGACGGACATTTAGACACAGTTGAATATACCCCTCATCCTATCTTTAAAGTGTTAGTCCCCCATCATGTTCATGGAGTCCCTAATAAGATTTTAGACCCTCGTAATACTTGGGAAGATCCAGAGGCTTATGATTTACAGGCGCAAGAATTAGCCCGTCGTTTTGCTGAAAATTTTGAGCAATTTAAGGATGTTCCTGAAGATATTTTAGCGGCCTCACCGGTTGTTAAATAG
- a CDS encoding glycoside hydrolase 100 family protein, whose protein sequence is MEIKKLIDLGWQALDDSIIYYYDRPVGTVAAQDSSTDPLNYDQCFIRDFIPCGIAFLIKGQTEIVKNFLTHTLKLQIKERQLDFLEPGRGIMPASFKVIHNKQGEQYLKADFGNDAIGRVTPVDSCLWWVFLLRAYVECTEEYSFAHSPEVQKCIRLIMELCLSARFDMFPTLLVPDGSCMIDRRMGLNGHPLEIQVLFYTALKVAEELLLDNQENDRIIQAVHNRLNPLTIHIRQHYWLDLDRINTIYRYKGEEYGEEAPNQFNIYSDSIPYAQLSEWLPEDGGYLAGNLGPSQLDCRFFSVGNLVAILSSLTENWQSQAIMNTIEQKWDDLVGYMPMKICFPAIKDRDWQIMTGCDPKNRPWSYHNGGNWPVLLWLLVACAQKTDRINISKKAIEIAMKRLLKDEWAEYYDGKNGRLVGKEARKYQTWTISGFLVAQELMNNPEYLQWISFAQKK, encoded by the coding sequence ATGGAAATTAAAAAACTGATTGACTTAGGGTGGCAAGCCTTAGATGACTCAATTATTTACTATTATGACCGTCCGGTGGGTACGGTAGCTGCTCAAGATAGTAGCACAGATCCCCTTAATTATGATCAATGTTTTATTAGAGATTTTATCCCTTGTGGAATCGCTTTTTTAATCAAAGGTCAAACAGAAATTGTTAAAAATTTTCTCACCCACACTTTAAAACTGCAAATCAAAGAAAGACAACTCGACTTTTTAGAACCCGGTAGAGGCATCATGCCGGCCAGTTTTAAGGTTATTCATAATAAACAGGGTGAGCAATATTTAAAAGCTGATTTTGGTAATGATGCTATTGGGAGAGTTACCCCCGTTGACTCTTGTTTATGGTGGGTTTTTCTGCTAAGAGCTTATGTAGAATGTACAGAAGAATATTCTTTTGCTCATTCTCCAGAAGTACAAAAATGTATCCGTTTAATCATGGAATTATGTTTGTCGGCGCGGTTTGATATGTTCCCGACTTTATTAGTTCCTGATGGCTCTTGTATGATAGATCGTAGAATGGGATTAAATGGCCATCCCTTGGAAATTCAAGTCCTATTTTATACCGCTTTAAAAGTGGCTGAAGAATTACTGTTAGATAATCAGGAAAATGACAGAATTATTCAAGCGGTTCATAATAGACTGAATCCTTTAACGATTCACATTCGTCAACATTACTGGTTAGATTTAGATCGAATTAATACCATTTATCGTTATAAAGGGGAAGAATATGGAGAAGAAGCCCCAAATCAGTTTAATATTTATTCAGATTCAATTCCTTATGCTCAATTAAGTGAATGGTTACCGGAAGATGGGGGATATTTAGCCGGAAATTTAGGGCCATCTCAATTAGATTGTCGGTTTTTTTCTGTGGGAAATTTAGTGGCTATTTTATCCTCTCTGACTGAAAATTGGCAATCTCAAGCTATCATGAATACCATTGAGCAAAAATGGGATGATTTAGTCGGATATATGCCGATGAAAATTTGTTTTCCCGCCATAAAAGATAGAGACTGGCAAATTATGACCGGATGTGACCCGAAAAATCGTCCTTGGTCTTATCATAATGGAGGAAATTGGCCGGTGTTACTGTGGTTGTTGGTTGCTTGTGCCCAAAAAACCGATAGAATAAATATAAGCAAAAAAGCCATAGAAATTGCCATGAAACGGTTATTAAAAGACGAATGGGCGGAATATTACGATGGAAAAAATGGCCGATTAGTCGGAAAAGAAGCCAGAAAATATCAAACTTGGACAATTTCCGGATTTTTAGTGGCACAAGAATTAATGAATAATCCTGAGTATTTACAATGGATAAGTTTTGCTCAAAAAAAATAA
- a CDS encoding DUF3616 domain-containing protein, with translation MKKLSFKIEKELQHQGTCDASGSVAIEDTHYFILGNDEDNILRIYDAEKSGEPVEKIDTNSYFKNNPKDKEVDIEAAALLDGVIYWITSHGRNKKAKEKPERCNFFANKITVKNNSFSSEQVGESYSELLTDMFNDKTLKKYNLKEAAKLAPKAEGGLNIEGLCITPSQEMLIGFRNPIPDGKALLLPLKNPKDLIEKKETCASFGEPIELDLGGLGIRSIVYWEKHEVYFIVAGSYDSSDNFQLYQWSGNPQESPEVIEGELPQDFKPEDITFYPNRDNEFQLLSDDGSIKRDGETECKDLPENERYFRSLWMSIKEE, from the coding sequence ATGAAAAAATTAAGTTTCAAAATTGAAAAAGAATTACAACATCAGGGAACTTGTGACGCTTCTGGTTCAGTTGCTATTGAAGACACTCATTATTTTATATTGGGTAATGATGAAGATAACATCTTAAGAATATATGATGCTGAAAAATCAGGAGAACCGGTTGAAAAAATAGACACTAATTCTTACTTTAAGAATAATCCCAAAGACAAAGAGGTTGACATTGAAGCAGCCGCATTACTCGATGGCGTAATTTATTGGATTACCTCTCACGGAAGAAATAAAAAAGCCAAAGAAAAGCCGGAACGGTGTAACTTTTTTGCTAATAAAATTACAGTTAAAAATAACTCTTTTTCTTCTGAACAAGTCGGGGAATCTTATTCAGAATTATTAACAGATATGTTCAACGATAAAACCCTGAAAAAATATAACTTAAAAGAAGCCGCAAAATTAGCCCCAAAAGCGGAAGGGGGATTAAATATAGAGGGACTTTGCATTACTCCCAGTCAAGAAATGTTAATCGGTTTTCGTAACCCCATTCCCGATGGAAAAGCTTTACTATTACCCTTAAAAAATCCCAAAGATTTAATAGAAAAAAAAGAAACTTGTGCTAGTTTTGGTGAACCGATTGAACTAGATTTAGGAGGATTAGGAATTCGGAGTATTGTCTATTGGGAAAAACATGAAGTCTATTTCATTGTAGCCGGTTCTTATGATAGCAGTGATAACTTCCAATTATATCAATGGTCAGGTAATCCTCAAGAAAGTCCCGAAGTCATAGAAGGGGAATTACCACAAGATTTTAAACCCGAAGATATCACATTTTACCCCAACCGAGACAATGAATTTCAATTATTGAGTGATGATGGTAGTATTAAACGGGATGGAGAAACAGAATGTAAAGACCTTCCTGAAAACGAAAGATATTTTAGAAGTCTCTGGATGAGTATTAAAGAGGAATGA
- a CDS encoding YebC/PmpR family DNA-binding transcriptional regulator, whose amino-acid sequence MAGHSKWANIKRQKARVDAKKGKTFTQLSRAIIVAARNGLPDPAANLQLRTAIEKAKAAGIPNDNIERAIAKGAGTYGNDENNLEEIRYEGYGPGGVAILIEALTDNRNRTAADLRAAFSKNGGNLGETGCVSWMFDQKGVVILEGKVEEEVLLDASVEGGADTYEIFDSDEEQGAEVFTEVSNLETLNQTLQEKGLPVKEAELRWIPNNSIEVTDPEQGRSLLKLMDALESLDDVQNVTANFDMADELIALTIA is encoded by the coding sequence ATGGCAGGACATAGTAAGTGGGCGAATATCAAACGCCAAAAAGCAAGAGTTGATGCCAAAAAGGGAAAAACTTTCACCCAGTTATCTCGCGCTATCATTGTAGCAGCTAGAAACGGACTCCCCGACCCCGCCGCTAATTTACAACTCCGGACGGCTATCGAAAAAGCTAAAGCCGCCGGTATCCCCAATGATAATATAGAAAGAGCGATCGCTAAAGGGGCGGGAACTTACGGAAACGATGAGAATAATTTAGAAGAAATACGCTATGAAGGATATGGCCCCGGAGGAGTGGCTATCCTAATAGAAGCGCTTACGGATAATCGTAACCGAACCGCAGCAGATTTACGCGCGGCTTTTAGTAAAAATGGCGGAAACTTGGGTGAAACTGGTTGCGTGAGTTGGATGTTTGACCAAAAAGGGGTGGTTATCCTAGAGGGAAAAGTAGAAGAAGAGGTACTTTTAGACGCTTCTGTTGAGGGAGGCGCTGATACTTACGAAATATTCGACTCAGACGAGGAACAAGGGGCAGAAGTTTTTACAGAGGTGAGTAACTTAGAAACTCTCAATCAAACCTTGCAAGAAAAAGGTTTACCTGTGAAGGAGGCGGAATTACGCTGGATACCTAATAATAGCATTGAAGTAACCGATCCGGAGCAGGGGCGATCGCTTTTAAAATTAATGGACGCACTAGAATCATTAGATGATGTGCAAAATGTTACCGCTAATTTTGACATGGCCGATGAACTGATTGCCCTCACCATAGCTTAA
- a CDS encoding RtcB family protein translates to MPYQQLKLSAPSPILSWANHELGAKETQMAKNVANLPFVFKHVALMPDVHLGKGALVGSVIATKDAIIPAAVGVDIGCGMAALAMPFNATQLEGKLKKIRLDLEASIPVGFNENKEVEKAVTNWQSWKDFKELHSGVQKLHNKAMKQMGSLGGGNHFIEICLDEQEQVWLMLHSGSRNIGNQLALCHISTAKNLAKLTQTSLPDQDLAYFVAKTPEFEAYWRDLQWAQNYARFNRDVMMARVKRVVEKHLAGGKPTKPLLTVNCHHNYAEKEMHFDQEVYVTRKGAVRANASDYGIIPGSMGAKSYIVKGKGNAQSFCSCSHGAGRLMSRNKAKEQFTLDDLIEQTQGIECRKDHGVIDEIPGAYKPIDEVIAQQSDLVEVVAVLKQVICIKG, encoded by the coding sequence ATGCCTTACCAACAATTAAAACTCTCCGCCCCATCTCCCATATTATCCTGGGCGAATCATGAATTAGGGGCAAAAGAAACCCAAATGGCCAAAAATGTGGCTAATTTACCCTTTGTTTTTAAGCACGTTGCCCTCATGCCCGATGTTCACCTAGGCAAAGGGGCATTAGTCGGGTCAGTTATTGCCACCAAAGACGCAATTATACCGGCTGCGGTAGGAGTTGATATCGGTTGCGGAATGGCTGCCCTAGCTATGCCTTTTAATGCTACTCAACTAGAAGGAAAACTTAAAAAAATTCGTCTAGACTTAGAAGCCTCCATTCCCGTTGGCTTTAACGAAAATAAAGAGGTAGAAAAAGCCGTCACCAATTGGCAAAGTTGGAAAGATTTTAAAGAACTACATTCCGGAGTCCAAAAGTTACACAATAAAGCGATGAAACAAATGGGGTCTTTAGGAGGAGGCAACCACTTCATAGAAATCTGTCTTGATGAACAGGAACAAGTATGGTTAATGCTGCATTCAGGTTCTCGCAATATTGGCAATCAATTAGCATTATGTCATATTTCCACCGCTAAAAACTTAGCTAAATTAACTCAAACCTCCTTACCCGATCAAGATTTAGCCTATTTTGTCGCCAAAACCCCAGAATTTGAGGCTTACTGGCGAGATCTGCAATGGGCACAAAATTATGCTCGTTTTAATCGAGACGTGATGATGGCGAGAGTTAAGCGGGTTGTAGAAAAACACCTAGCGGGAGGAAAACCTACCAAACCCTTATTAACCGTCAACTGTCATCATAATTACGCTGAAAAAGAAATGCACTTTGACCAAGAAGTTTACGTCACTCGTAAAGGGGCAGTACGGGCAAATGCGTCTGATTATGGCATTATTCCGGGTTCAATGGGGGCTAAATCCTATATCGTTAAAGGAAAAGGCAATGCCCAAAGTTTTTGTAGCTGTAGTCATGGGGCAGGGCGTTTAATGTCTCGTAATAAAGCCAAAGAACAATTTACCCTCGATGATTTAATTGAACAAACCCAAGGGATAGAATGTCGTAAAGATCATGGGGTCATTGACGAAATTCCGGGGGCTTATAAACCCATTGATGAAGTCATTGCCCAACAATCTGACCTTGTGGAGGTTGTCGCAGTCCTCAAGCAAGTCATCTGTATCAAAGGTTAA
- a CDS encoding SDR family NAD(P)-dependent oxidoreductase, translating to MSEIRDKVVWITGASSGIGEALAYQIGQRGGKLILSARREEELERVKANCQGISSDDIKILPVDLSLSESLPSVSQQAISFFGTIDILINNG from the coding sequence ATGAGCGAAATTAGAGATAAAGTAGTCTGGATTACTGGGGCTTCATCGGGAATTGGGGAGGCTTTAGCTTATCAAATCGGGCAACGGGGAGGAAAGCTGATTTTATCGGCACGACGAGAAGAGGAATTAGAACGAGTTAAGGCGAATTGTCAGGGGATTAGTTCTGATGATATTAAAATTTTACCCGTTGATTTGTCTTTATCGGAGTCGTTGCCTTCGGTTTCACAACAAGCGATTAGTTTTTTTGGGACAATCGATATTTTAATTAATAATGGATAA
- the cdd gene encoding cytidine deaminase: MELSPQERTQLCQAAKKAAQLAYAPYSKFRVGAAVLGKNKIYEGTNVENASYGLCLCAERSALAYAISQGEREFRAIAVACIDAKDPNNIQLMMPCGACRQWIAELAPNAEIIICGTDHQSFSLEDLLPMAFRLE; encoded by the coding sequence ATGGAATTATCCCCACAAGAAAGAACACAACTTTGTCAAGCAGCTAAAAAAGCGGCTCAATTAGCCTATGCGCCTTATTCTAAGTTTCGGGTTGGCGCTGCGGTACTCGGAAAAAATAAAATTTATGAGGGGACTAATGTAGAAAATGCCAGTTATGGATTATGTTTATGTGCAGAGCGTTCCGCTTTGGCTTATGCTATTAGTCAGGGAGAACGAGAATTTAGAGCGATCGCTGTTGCTTGTATTGATGCTAAAGATCCTAATAATATTCAATTAATGATGCCTTGTGGTGCTTGTCGTCAATGGATAGCGGAACTTGCTCCTAATGCTGAGATAATTATCTGTGGAACTGATCATCAGTCTTTTTCTTTAGAGGATTTATTACCGATGGCTTTTCGTTTGGAATAA
- a CDS encoding alpha/beta fold hydrolase, protein MPTRQTLNLNKLQLSYLEWKQAEKPLIALHGLADHGLVWSSLGDYLAPEYHLIAPDLRGHGESSKPAQGYQFVDYIEDLEGLMNHLGWKDAHILGHSWGAKLAAIWATQHPERFRSLILVDPFFIDKMPSWFNLTFPVLYKVLPFLKIMETFPSYEAAENLAKGLKQYQGWTPLQQQIFQQGMEQKPDGTWSSKFIKPARDEIFEDVMRVAGLTQSLNIPTLFIKPKAGLNRTQWQLKPYKTYLKNLKIEEVPGNHWAFLVEPEPFNKTIKEFLNQIDQG, encoded by the coding sequence ATGCCAACTCGTCAAACCTTAAATCTTAATAAACTTCAATTATCCTACCTAGAATGGAAACAAGCAGAAAAGCCTTTAATTGCCCTTCATGGATTAGCGGATCATGGGTTAGTCTGGTCAAGTTTAGGAGATTATTTAGCCCCAGAGTATCATCTTATTGCCCCAGATTTACGGGGACATGGGGAAAGTAGTAAACCGGCTCAAGGTTATCAATTTGTTGATTATATTGAAGATTTAGAAGGATTAATGAATCATTTAGGATGGAAAGATGCTCATATTTTAGGGCATTCTTGGGGAGCTAAATTAGCAGCCATTTGGGCAACACAACATCCGGAAAGATTCCGCAGTTTAATTTTAGTTGATCCTTTTTTTATTGATAAAATGCCCAGTTGGTTTAACCTGACTTTTCCCGTTTTATATAAAGTCTTACCCTTCCTCAAAATTATGGAGACTTTCCCCAGTTATGAAGCCGCCGAAAACCTAGCAAAAGGATTAAAACAATATCAAGGTTGGACACCACTACAACAGCAAATTTTTCAACAGGGAATGGAACAAAAACCCGATGGAACTTGGAGCAGTAAATTTATCAAACCGGCAAGAGATGAAATTTTTGAAGATGTAATGAGAGTCGCCGGTTTAACCCAATCTCTTAATATTCCAACCCTTTTTATTAAACCTAAAGCGGGACTTAACCGCACTCAATGGCAACTCAAACCCTATAAAACTTATTTAAAAAACTTAAAAATTGAAGAAGTTCCCGGCAATCATTGGGCTTTTTTAGTTGAACCTGAACCCTTTAATAAAACTATAAAAGAATTTTTAAATCAAATTGATCAGGGTTAA
- a CDS encoding fatty acid desaturase family protein, with protein MNTTQELESFAPVSGANPKVILSVEELNALNVRSNRPGWLQLAGHLAVMGVSGYLWGTNRDHLSIALPALVVYGFSIASMFAPMHEFVHRTVFTHYRLNDLMAWLTGLLSFYNSTFYRRYHKWHHRYTRVPNKDPELTDLEPTNLRNYLLIISGLPWWIGKLQGHFSMAFGQFQDCPFIPEAAQKEITRSTRLQLAVYGIAIAVSLIFKQPWFFVYWLLPLAVGQPILRFILLAEHTECSRDNNFLTNTRTTLTGWPIRFLMWNMPYHAEHHLYPSIPFHALPLAHQKLSDRFTHVDGGYMKVNRNIITAMKRVAV; from the coding sequence ATGAATACAACTCAAGAGTTAGAAAGCTTTGCTCCTGTTTCTGGGGCAAATCCTAAAGTGATTCTCTCGGTGGAGGAACTCAACGCCTTAAATGTGCGTTCTAATCGGCCTGGTTGGCTACAATTAGCCGGACATCTGGCTGTGATGGGGGTTAGTGGCTATCTATGGGGGACAAATCGTGACCATTTATCGATCGCTTTACCGGCTTTAGTGGTTTATGGTTTTAGTATAGCGTCAATGTTTGCACCCATGCACGAGTTTGTTCATCGAACTGTATTTACTCATTACCGTTTGAATGATCTAATGGCATGGTTAACAGGCTTATTGTCATTTTATAATAGTACCTTTTATCGCCGTTATCATAAGTGGCATCACCGTTACACCCGTGTCCCTAATAAAGATCCTGAATTAACGGATCTCGAACCAACTAATCTGAGGAATTATCTTTTAATTATTAGTGGGTTGCCTTGGTGGATAGGCAAGTTACAGGGACATTTTTCGATGGCTTTTGGTCAGTTTCAAGATTGCCCTTTTATCCCAGAAGCGGCTCAAAAAGAAATAACTCGCTCAACTCGTTTACAATTAGCTGTGTATGGGATAGCGATCGCTGTTTCTTTAATTTTTAAACAGCCTTGGTTTTTCGTCTATTGGTTGCTACCTTTAGCTGTAGGTCAACCGATTTTACGCTTTATTTTATTGGCTGAACATACCGAATGTAGTAGAGATAATAATTTTTTAACCAATACTCGAACCACTCTGACAGGGTGGCCAATCCGCTTTTTGATGTGGAATATGCCCTATCATGCAGAACATCATTTATATCCTTCTATTCCCTTTCACGCTTTGCCTCTTGCTCATCAAAAATTATCCGATCGTTTTACTCATGTTGATGGAGGTTATATGAAAGTCAATCGTAATATTATCACCGCGATGAAGCGAGTCGCTGTTTAA
- a CDS encoding cupin domain-containing protein: MADTSVIKVNSQSSPKGAMGQKYLACGINISMRLWENEPPADAKPETKREYETVGYVISGRAELHLEGQKVILEPGSSWIVPKGASHTYKILEPFTAVEATTPPSEVHGRDDIKN, translated from the coding sequence ATGGCTGATACAAGCGTCATTAAAGTTAACTCTCAATCTTCCCCAAAAGGTGCAATGGGACAAAAATATTTAGCCTGTGGCATCAATATTTCTATGCGACTCTGGGAAAATGAACCCCCCGCAGATGCTAAACCGGAAACAAAACGAGAGTATGAAACAGTAGGATATGTCATTAGTGGTCGGGCAGAACTTCATTTAGAAGGGCAAAAGGTAATTTTAGAACCGGGTTCATCTTGGATTGTACCGAAAGGAGCAAGCCATACTTATAAAATTTTAGAACCTTTTACTGCCGTTGAAGCTACCACACCTCCGTCAGAAGTTCATGGCCGAGATGATATTAAAAATTAA
- a CDS encoding AI-2E family transporter, whose protein sequence is MKNSTSNSKVNHFWDFLSTNNLVRFLLLFASGWALITFLDYFQDILFIFSVAGILAFCLNYPVHYLERYLGKGLARGIVIFLSLLVVIGGLAALIVIAFFQLQQLFDSLIQNLENIYNSAPSWQKIQNFLIQRNIDIDLRPFIDNITSEISSGLISFLNLLTLLPNTFLGLIFILVISFFMLTNGERLWDLFLLLVPQQERKKVEKAIQKSFIGFFRGQLILCLSLSLLSFLAFLLLQIPNAAALAIIVAILDTIPGIGATLGVIVISLITIVQGGWIDAIKVVIISIILQQIQDNYIAPKVMGNTVNLNPVIVFFALMVGAKIAGIIGIFLSIPVAGVIVSLLEIDEMKSDS, encoded by the coding sequence ATGAAAAACTCAACCTCTAATTCAAAAGTTAATCATTTCTGGGATTTTCTAAGCACTAATAATTTAGTTCGTTTTTTATTGCTTTTTGCTAGTGGTTGGGCTTTGATTACTTTCCTGGATTATTTTCAAGATATTCTGTTTATTTTTTCTGTTGCTGGTATTTTGGCTTTTTGTCTTAACTATCCCGTCCATTATTTAGAGCGATATTTGGGAAAGGGTTTAGCCAGAGGAATTGTTATTTTTCTATCATTATTAGTTGTCATAGGAGGGTTAGCGGCTTTAATAGTTATAGCTTTTTTTCAACTGCAACAACTGTTTGATTCATTAATCCAAAACTTAGAAAATATATATAATTCTGCTCCCAGTTGGCAAAAAATACAAAACTTTTTAATCCAACGAAATATTGATATAGATTTACGTCCTTTTATAGACAATATAACTTCAGAAATCTCATCAGGATTAATATCTTTTTTAAATTTATTAACTTTACTTCCTAATACTTTTTTAGGACTCATATTTATTTTAGTTATCTCATTTTTTATGCTGACTAATGGGGAAAGATTGTGGGATTTATTCCTTTTATTAGTTCCACAACAAGAACGAAAGAAAGTAGAAAAAGCGATTCAAAAAAGTTTTATTGGTTTTTTTAGAGGGCAATTAATATTATGTTTAAGCCTCTCTCTCCTTTCCTTTTTGGCTTTTTTACTTTTACAAATTCCTAATGCAGCAGCTTTAGCAATTATTGTGGCTATTTTAGACACTATCCCAGGTATTGGCGCAACTTTAGGAGTGATTGTTATTAGCTTAATTACAATTGTTCAGGGAGGGTGGATAGATGCCATAAAAGTTGTGATAATCTCCATCATATTACAACAAATTCAAGATAATTATATTGCTCCTAAAGTCATGGGTAATACAGTTAATTTAAATCCTGTTATTGTATTTTTTGCTTTGATGGTAGGAGCAAAAATAGCCGGAATTATCGGAATATTTTTATCTATTCCTGTCGCTGGCGTGATTGTAAGTCTCTTAGAAATTGACGAAATGAAGTCTGACAGTTAA